The Solanum lycopersicum chromosome 2, SLM_r2.1 DNA window AACAGCAGGCTGCAGCAGCTACATACTCCGCTTCAGCAGTTGAAAGAGCCACAAAATTTTGCTTCTTGGTTCCCCAAGAGATGagtgatgatccaaggaaatgagtCATTCTAGAAGGACTCTTCCTGTCAACTTTAACcagcaaaatcagcatctgcaaaaTCAACCAGATCAAAAGTGTCACCTGTTTGATAGaagagaaccaggtcccctattttcttcaagtatctgaGAATACATTTTGCATCCTTCAAgtgtgaatcacgaggacatgcttgaaacctggcacacattccaacactataaaCAATATGAGGTCTGCTAGCAGTCAGATACAACAAGGATCCAATGATTCCCCTGTACGTTGTTTGATTCACAAAAGGATCAGATTCCTCTACTAAAAgcttggaatttgttcccataggagtatcaataggtttagagtcaaacatattgaatttcttcagtaGCTCCTTAATGTACTTCTCCTGATAGATTGAAATCTCATTTGATGATTCCTTGATTTGTAAACCAAGGAAGAATGTCAGttcacccatcatgctcatttcaaaTTCCTTTCCCATTAATAATGAGAATTCTTCATACAAATGTTTTGaagtagctccaaaaattatgtcatccacataaactttaataataagcaattcttgttctctttttaataagaacagAGTATTGTCTACCTTGCGTCTTTTGAAACCATTCTTCAGCAGAAACTTTGACAGCCTTTCATACCATCCTCTTGGAGCCTTCTTCAGACCATACAAAGCCTTATTCAATCTGAACACATGATCTGGTAGCTCAGCATCTTCAAACCTAGGAGGTTGTTTGAAAAATACCTCCTCTTTgagatctccattcagaaatgaacttttgacatccatttgatacagctTGAACCCCATGAATGCAGCAAAagctattaaaattctaatagccTCCATCTTGGCAACaggtgcaaaagtctcatcatagtctatTCCCTCTTATTAATTGTATCCTTGAACCACCAACCTGGATTTGTTTCTAGTAAtcactccattttcatcaagcttGTTTCTGAAAACCCATCTGGTTCCTAGTACTGTTCTGCCTGCAGGTCGAGGAACCATGTACCATACCtttcttctttcaaactgatgaagttcttcttgcatagagttgatccaatctgcatcacttaatgcttctttcacattcttgggctcaatagatgatatgaATTCTGAaaatgcaactagatttcttgtttgTGATCTagtatgaattcaagagttcaAGGGAGAGATAagattatcaagaggatgtgatAAACTATGCTTCCATCCTGATCTTGGAGCAGACTGGTTGAGCTGAGCagcatgttcttcttcatcaagagaGACATCATTTTCTGGGGAGTTTGATGTACTCTGGATGGAATTATGAGTAGTACTAGGTACCTCATCACATTTTTCCACCTCATCAGCCTCTTCAGGTAAACTATGATTTTGATCATCACAGTCATTTTTCAGTTGTTGTTCTGCATCAGCTTCACTTTCTTCAATTTTCTACGAATTGAACAGTTTGATcatattatcttcatcatttgattcattattcttcaagcttccatcttcatcaaatacaacatgaatgTTTTCTTCAATGCATTGAGTTTGTTTGTTGAATATTTTGTAAGCCTTACTCGATGAAGAATATTCAACAAATACTCCATCACTCCTAGGATCAAATTTTCCTAGATCATTCTTTCCATTGTTCAGCACAAAACACCTACATCCAAATGCTCTAAGATAGCTCAACATAGGCTTTTTGTTGTTGAGCAGCTCATAGGGGGTCTTATTCAAAACAACTCTTATCAGACACCTATTGGTAACATGACATTCTGTGTTGACAGCTTCAGCCCATaaattttgaggaagatttgattcaataatcatagttctggaaatgttcaccaaggttttgttttttctttccactactccattttgttgaggactTCTAGGAGCAGAGAAATTATGACTTGTACCATTCTCCATGCAGAATTTATCCAGTTTTGAGTTCTCAAACTCATTACCAAGATCAGATCGAATGTTGCAAAGGACTTGATTCAATttagtttgaatcattttgaaaaacacCACCATTCTTCAGGTGTTTCTGCCTTTGATTTCAAGAATCTTGTCCATGTATATCTCGAGTAATCATCAACTATCACCAAAATGTATTTCTTGTCATTATTGATTTGACCCTTCAAGGGTCCACATAAGTCCATGTGAAGCAGCTCTAGTGTTCTTGATGATGTTACTTGCTTTTTGGGCTTAAAGCAaccaataacaacaaaatatatctaaacTTAAGGAAGCTATTTGCTACATAAGCTTCTAAACCGTTGGAGGACTCTTCTACTAatatacaacaacaataaactCCTACTACAGGAGGAGTCTTCTACAGATACTAAAGGCAGTAACTATATCAGTAACTTACTATAAGACAAAATAAATATGCATAATACGGGtaacattttctcaaaaattaattaagcttATTTTTATATCCCAACTTCCACAAGAAGTCCCAAAAGCAGTTTGGAAAAGAGTGACAACTCActtgattttttgattttttcaatgtCTTACCGATCAAATCCTTTGCGATGTAGTAACCTGACTGTTAGAATACGTTCGTCCACTAACATTTAATGGACCATGTCCCTTGACTCACTGAAAATAAGAACAAACTGTAAGTAAAGGCATAATAACAACACAAGCAATTTACGTAGAAACCTCCTTCctcaagggagtaaaatcaCGACCTATCACACATGATTTTCAACCGTTTTTAGTAATCTTCACAAGAAAAGGTGAAACCGATTACAAAAACGTGAGAGAAAGTTTTAAGTCTCACAACCAAGCAATAACTCTATTGCTTGAAGAGCCTATGCAAATATGACTTTGCCTACTAAGCTATCACCACTAGAAAATGTAGAATTCCCTAAGGAACTCGCaggttgcccactaaatcaccACACAACTGAGGATCTAGAATTTACTAAGCAACACACAAGGTTGCCACTAATATAGTTGAACTTAACTAACTTAGAATTTACATACCAAAGCAAACTAACTCCTTTATATGTTTAGGAACATATTACAATTGTAGATCAGAAGAAATGCTCCTAAGAAAACTAAGCTTCCAGCTCTTTCCGTTTTGAGTTGCTCTTCGGAATATTTCTTCGTTTAGATTTCTCATCCTTTGCAAGTGTTATTGAGATGTTTTTTAAGTTGCAAAAGCTAAGATTGTGACAATTGGATGTTATGTTTATGTGAAATAGTCACAATCCTTAAAGCAATGTCATTGGTTGAGGTTTCTGTCGCGTCTGCCATTTCTGTCACTGTTGCAGAATGTGCACCAACTTTTTGTACTTTTTCCAGCTGGCAGTAAGAAGTGTGTTAAGCCCtgagtttgtcaaatcatcaaaactacaaataacactGATTAAACTTCATAGTTCCATGTTTTTGTATGCCTATGGATACTCTTAGGGATGAAGCCATTATTATTTGGTATCCAAGGGTCAATccaaacattaatatttttttccattagaAATCCTCCATCTCAATCCTTTAGTACAAACATCTCTCCACAAAATAGTCTTCCATATCCAAGAACCTAAAGATGATGTTAAGAAAGGTTgagtttggaaaatatttgcTTTTAAGAACTCTTCCCCTTCcatccttttattttcttccttgactCTTTCTTTATAACTCTAGCATCCTTTCTCTTGGAGCGTTCCACAACAACTGGTAAACCTAAATACATATACATGTCATTTCTTTGTCGTTGGCTAAGCAACGACGATATCTTAACTTTCTCCACCTCTCTCACATTTTTACTAAAACAGATAACTGTTTTATCTAGATTAACCACTTGCCAAGAGCTTCATTCATATTTCTTTAAGATATTGGCTACAcaacttgaattttgatttttaactgAACAAAACATAAAGGAgtcatcaacaaaaaaatatgagtttCGCCTCTACCAATGTCTATTCAACTTTAGCCCTTggaattcattttgttcttctAATATGTTCAATAAGGTAGATAAAccatcataaaatattaaaaataaattttatggaaATCCATTTTATGGTTACAGTGGATCCCCTTCTCTTATCACTCTGGTAGGCTAATCCATTTGACAAATTTTGTATGGAAATCCATtcgtaaaagtataaataaatccattcaattttttcatagGCTCTTAACAATCACTTTAACATGATTCAAAATACAATCCAAGTCTGTCGGGTTAGATGTAGAGAGCAAACTGTTATAATATTGCCCAACTTCTTGGATTATATCAGTTTGGTCTACCAGCCACCTCCCATGTGAAAGTATTGAAGTATTTTTATCCATCAACCATAAACCTCTAGAATTCTGTTTCAAAAAGTTCTCTTCATAGTTATAGGCTTGGCTTAGTTACCTTTTCAATAACCTTAATTTACCCATTAAAAATTACTAGTGTTGTTCCTAAGGGCTGTAATATTCCCCTTCATGTCAATAATTCTCTCCAAAGTTCTACAAATATGTATGATTTTAAAGCTAACTTGAGATTTCTCAAAGCCATTACAATCATACGATCAagcttttgaaataatatttgaacTCCTTCACTCTCAATCCACCTTCTATCAAAGTAAAATTGTTTTATCTTCCTAATTGGTTCCACATCAGAAGACAACATCAAGGAAGAATGATCCGATGCCTCAGTTTCAATATGTTGCACATTCACATTCTcgaatttaattttctaattaggAGTGACTAAGACAAATCTAGCCTTTCTTGGATTATACCCTCATTTTCCTTGTAACACCACCATGTCCAAGGTTTTCCTTTATAACTTAAGTCAAATGCACCTAAGTTCCATATAAAATTCTTAAAGTCTCTAAAGGTCCAAGTATCTCTACTTCTTCCTCTTTGTTTTTCCGATccatcaataatatcattaatgtTTCTATGCATTTTTTAACTAATTCTTGCATACGATATCAACAAGTGACTCTATCTGTACTTACATACACAAATAAACACCAATATTTGCAATCAGCTGAGCCATCTTCTATCAAAGTTGTGATGTAAAAGGAGAAGAATCTGATTCACATAACTGGATAGTGTAATTCCAAAATAAAGCTAGACCTCCTAATAACCCATCGTCAGCTCCACAGTTACAGCGTGCACCATATTTACTAATCTTTGTACCCTCTTAACCGTGCTTTCTCTACTTTTTTGTTTCACTTAAGAAAATCATTCTTGGAGAGTGAAGACGCATTGTCTCCTCCAAAAAGGAAATTGTCAATGATCCTGCCAGGCCTCGACAATTTCACACCATAGTCCTCATTGTGAAGAATAAAGCCATACGTCTCTCCTCTAATAATCTTTCTGAAATATGAAAGACAAGAAGGAAGCTCCGTCTCTGTCCCCTCCCTTCTGTCCAAGATCTTGAATCAGATTCCTTCCTCTTTGCTAGGCGAAAGGGAAGCCATTTAGGGCTGGCCTCTCGCTCcaccattattatttttttgttgttatatcaatacaaaaagaatTGTTATTCTTTCATTTATCCCCTGTAGCTTGTACTCCTTCCTCTATAATAACATGATAACCACAATTTCCATTATCTTTAACGTTGTATCCTTCTTTAAACTATTAGAAACACAAACTAATCTAGTCCTCCGTTTCCAATTTATCATTTTCTCCCCTTCATTCTGATTGTCATTTCTTAGTTGCTTaaacttattattttcattacaaTGTTCAAATGCCAAGCACTCAGAATAAGCCTCAAGAACAAAAGTACATACCTTGTCTTTTGTTACAGCTTGTATGGTATTGATTCCTTTATGGCCttcgatttgattttttctGTGCAAGGAATTCTCGTCACTTCCCTTAAGACCTGCAGTTTTTTTGCATTCATTTTGACATAATTTATGGgcattatatttctttatacCCATCTGTGTATTAGTTGAGTTAACTCTTTCTTGTATGTGTATCAAGCTATTTCCGGTTCCTACATCTCTTTTCCTCTCAATCAATTTGgattttttagttttcattAGATTATGCCCCTCAGTACTATTTACTTCTTCATGTCTGTTGGGAAAAATACTACAGTATTGATAACTTATCAAAAACACTGTATCGTGGCAAGACACTTCCTTGAAAGCGATTTCGGCTCAACTTTGGTGCAAATCGTCGTAGCTGGTCTTTCTTTCTTATTAGTCAAGCGGTAACGAGCAAGAAAGGGTATGCGCTAAGAAGCAAGGGCTTTTGTGCAGCTTCTGCACCCCAAAATCTTTATAGATAAAGCCAATCATTAATTCCCCACCGTGGGGCGAATGGAATCCGATACATAAATCagttaacaaaaaaatagaaatagctTTGACTAAAGAAGGTTGATTCCCCTAAGCGACATCGAAAAGGGGGCGAAAAGAGTCTATTTACCTTTACAATATTTCGGAATGTATCATGGCTCTATCTattcattaaaaaagaaaaaagagttctGCATCTCGGGTGAACAAATAGGCGTGGGGAATAGAATACAAGTGTTGAGTACCAGCTTCTACTCTTGTGAAAGGTGGGCGGGCCTGACCTCTTCCTTTCTATTTAGAAAGTGAAAATCCTTGCCGGTGTGACAGTATGAGTAGACGGTGCTCTTCTCCAAGGTTCTACAGTTACTGTCAAACACGTGCACTCGTGGCTGAAAGTATGGAGTTTCACAAAAATAATTGCCCAGAAATCCTCAATGGGATGAAGGATTATTCAAGCCAATAAAAGGAAATTGTTGAGGGAGAATAAATGAAAGATAggacttgtatttttcttctctGTGCTTAGCTCCCAAATGATACTTTTTAAATaggaaaatcatttatttttcatccaTCAAAAGAATGTAACAAACTAACGTATAATTAATGTAATGAAACATAACTCTCACTTTAATGACAAATTTTTCATAATACAAAAGTAACTTCAAGTCTTCTGAATATTTTCTTACAAAGTTTGGAAACTGACACCTGAGATAAATGTGAACCATTAATGATGAAGTAACTTTCCTATTTTACATATACTAACGACTTAGCAATGTTCACATAGATTAATTACGGAGAGTTAAAAGATGCAACTTATCCTTtgcattaaaagaaaaagaatattatcCACAATGTCTATTTTAATCTGCTGAAGCGACACCATTCTCTACTTTTAGCCATGCCCCAAACTAATCCTTTTTTAGTGTTTCTGATCATATATCTTTTGCTCTTGGGACACAAGTTTTCTCATTGAGTCCTAGTATACCGCAATAGAAACAAGCATAACGAAGATTCTCATATCGTAGTTCAACACATGTAATGTCCCCTCTTAATTTGATCAATGTAGCATACCCAATCTTATGCTTTCCATGCTTTCCTTATCCTTAAaactaattgaaaaaaatgatatatcgtatttcctttattttaaatCCTACTGGGTTTTCTCGAACCAAGTGTATAGTGTTCTTGATTCCTTGATAGTTAACCTTTTTATCCGATAACATCTGCTTTGCTAATTAATCTATCGAGGCACCAAAATGCTTGAGTTACATTTCATTTCCCAAAGAGATATTCTTTCTGTGTAGTATCAAGGACATGTCAAATTGACATACTTTCAGTTTTACTTATCAAGAACATTGATAtgctttagtttttttattcCAAATTTCTCCTTAACAAGTTTGTATAATTTACCACTCAACAGGTAAAACATTATCGCAAAGAGGATTGCCCATCAGAAGTTGGGAGCATATCTCAACAGAAGACACATCAAAGCATCAACAAATCATCATTTAAAAGAAGAGATTGCTTAAAGAAGTCAGAAGAGAGACTTTCTTCCAAATCATTGGCTATATGGAAATGCCCTCCCAAGGTAATCTTAAGTTGATATGATAGAAATTGTCTTTATTTGAATAGTTTCTATACATATTGTTTTGATAACCCcatttattgttgttatttgtaGTTCCATCTGAATGAGAAATGGCTAGTGGTTGCTGGTGAAGAGAGTCAAGAAGCCAATAAGCAGGAGTATAGGAAAAGGAGGGTGATTGAGGCGGTTTTCCCTAACAAGTTTGCAATTCCTCCAAAGTAAGTAATTTTTGGATtactttttaatgttttgttgaTTTCTTTGTCTTAAGTTTACTTGGTTTTAATCAGTGagtatttttctttcttatttaacAGTCCTTACAACTTGTCTGACCTGGAACAAGGTTATGATGATAGTCAAACTCCAGAAGTCAGCACCATTTctatagaagaagaagaaccaaCTCATGATTTGACAGTTCTTGTAGCCATAGCTGTAGCTGCTCTTCAAGAGCAGGGTAGTCTAATTGATGCCAACATATTGGTTAGGCTTCTCCTCAACCTGATGAATGAACATGGCATGGATACCAATGTTGTTTCTCTCAATGCTGCCCATGCAGGATCTGCAAAATCTATGCCCTTGACAATGACTCAGCCTGACATTAGAGAGAATAAGTCAGTAACCTATTCCCTTTCAGAGCttgatctcaaaaatatcaagaaactCATTAGCAAATATGGAGTACCTTACCATGCCGGAGGAGAAATTTCTGAGTTGGTTTCCCGATATTGTCCTACCGCCTTGCAGCCTAAGTTGACTATTTCACCAAATGTTGGCCCTTCCTCCTCGATGTCTAGTCACAAGGATATCAACAAATACTGCAATTCCCTAATCAAGCAACGTGGAGAAAAAATTGAGTCTATGGTTGATGAAAGCTTACAAAAACCAATTCCGTGCAGCTTGACACCTTGTATTTTCTTTGATAAACCTAAGGGATGTCGTAAAGGATTCTCCTGTCACTTCCGGCATGATATATTTGGTAAAAAGAGGTATGGAAGGACATCAGAAGGTCAGGATTCAAAGAGATTGAAGTAAAGTGGGGAACATTAATATGGAATGACTCCAATAGgttttcttttttgcttttaaTAGAGGGAAAAAGTGGTAAAGGCAGTTGCACGGATGTTTAAACAAAAACACTCACTCTGTTTTCCCTTTCCTTGAGATGCAGACTTTTAAAACATTAGAATCAGATTTTTGCTTGAAAGGAATTTTCCTTTGAATTTTTATGAAGCATTGTTTAGCCTTGACAATATTTCTGTTCCGATAAATAATTGTTTTGCTCTCTAAATTGCAATCGCAGTATGGCATAGGCTATAGCCGTCCCCCActttaaaaactaaaacatcCAAGTTATGTACTGTTGATATTCAATAATGAATTCAAGatgttaatttaaattttaatttgattgaaCGGGAATCAATAAGGTATGGAAGCATTTGATAGAACAAAGTGTATTAAATTCTTTCAAGCCAGTGAAAATTGTACTAgcgaataataacaataatgagatGATTAAATTACCCTTTAATATAAGCGAGTAAGAGATGGACGAACAATGCATCATATAGTATTACAAAAAGCATTCTAAAGTGTACAGTGAATGCTTTAATATTTTGCTCTGTCTGGCCCAATTTTACTAGACATAGTCCTTTTATCTACATGTGTAATAAACTGAAATCATCTCTTCTCTTTGATAGTTTGATTTTCTATTACTTTCTCTTCCGAGTTCTTGAATTGGTAAGCCTTTTTAACCTTTTGTTTTCATCATTTGAATTGCTGTTTGTTCCCCTTCTTATTCTTCTcactcctttttttttccttggcAAGTTTACCTTTTTGATAGTCACAATCTATTGGGTGTTCTATTTCTGCTTCTTTTATTTAGCATTCTCCGCTTTTTTAGTAGTTTATTGTAGAATTTTGTAATTTCTTGTTTCTAATTGGGTTTTGTTTACTCATGCATGTTTCAAAATTGTTTTTACCCTTGATATTCCTCTCGCTATTTTCTTCTCTAGCAGGGCTTCTCACAATCGATTTTggaatttcattgttttttaCCCTCTTTTTTACATGATAAACAcctctaaattttttgttagcTTTTTCTAATTAATGTGAATTTTGATATGTTATTGAAGATGATCCTTTGGGGGGATGGGAggaactggaaaaaaaaaaagacctaTACATTTTATTCTGGAGCATTGACTGGCCATAAAATTGTatgttataattaaaaattaaatatgcaaaatacatataaatagaaaactCCAAATATTAGTAGGACCTATATGATAGACACGAAAAAGTGAAGATATATAGAATGATTTTTAAAGGATGGTTAAGATTCATGAAATGAAATGATGCCATGTCGGAACATGTAATTGATTTTAGAGTTGGAAATAGTAGTGTAAAGAGTCACATGATGCTGGTGAGGGATATCCAAGATTTGCTAGAGGAACTCGACCAAGCTGTTAATCATGGAGGAAATGAAAGCAAAAGTTGTTGTGTTATGATCTTCAAGCGCAGGTCTGAAACTCGAACCATTCATAccatcaaaaacaacaaaaggCGAGTCTTCTTAACAACCTTCCGTTAAAATTTGGTTCTTCCCCTGACTTTTGaattaatattgattgaaaTATAATGCGACTTAGATTTGCTACTTTCCCCATTGTCTTGAATGTGCTTATGTTGTCCAATAGAAAAAGATATTTTcgtcattttgaaattttagtatTGAAAACGACAAATAAGTTTGGGTTCTCAGATGAATGATATAGTCTCTCGGCTAGGTTATACGGATCTTCACTTACGTTGACACATCCGTGTCGAATTCTTCAAAATACATTACTTTTTAAGAATTCAATATAGGCACTCGGTAGTGTGAACCATCAATAGGAACTATATGAactgaaataacaaaaatggtGTGTTGGTTATTCAAATTTTGTTGTTGCCTCAACGTTCCAGATATACAGGTAAATTTATATGCGCACTCTATTAGATTACCTGAAACAACATTAGCTTTAACCTCATGATATTAGttgattatatttgaatttgatatttcatctttttgtattacgggaaaagggtctgatatacccctcaactttctcatttagagctgatatacccctcgttataaaagtggcacatatatgcccttatcgttaaacaaacggctcacatatacccctgccgttacaaaatgcctcacatatacccttcatttaacggaagttaaaaaattagttttaaatttatatttattacttgtaatttttttaaaaaaaatatttaggggtatatatgattcttctatcaaagttcaaggtatatttttatttcatacataaattatatttcgacttcttttattataattatttgagttactcattcttattttatttttttctttcattccttagtttaaagaaaaaaaattaaactattttttttgtgtgtattgtaatttaatttcatattcgaagaaaaaatttggtcatctactataagttttacaagaatattagtgaaacataaataaatttgaatatcaaaataataattataaattagtcattgaaaaaaaaagtcaaaaaaaatatgtttgacgagtaCTAAATTAactcatatgagattatattttttagaaaaaaataataaaaatttagattaaaattttttttttttcaattccgttagaggaaaagggtatatgtgagtcatttgtttacaagtaggggtatatatgagccactttcataacaagggtatatcagctctaaatgacaaagttgaggggtatatcagaccctttttccTTGTATTATTGTTGAAAATTATGAGAGGCTACGAGGACTCTATGTAGTGTTGTTATGATTAGTGAGGTCTGTCAGTTTATAAGTGATTTTCTATTTTCCTTGATCGGTGAAATCCAATATCCATTTGCATGAAATCTCAGCTACTGCTTCTCTCTCACTTTCACACACAGATTTTTTGTGTTTACTAATTGGGGATGTGATGAGATCTCGAGAAAGTCCATGCGCCACTCTGATTAATGATTCTGAGctcttaaaaaaattcatttgcaTATGATAACTAATAGAAgtgagcatatatatatatatatatatatatatatatatatatatatatatatatatatatatatatatttatttttactacaAAACACatgttattctattttattaggCTCCTGCTAAAGCTAAATGTTTGTAGtttctttaatacaaattttctacagtttcattttatgtgaaaaaataGAGTGAAGGACGAGCTTGCAAGTtgcaaataaataaacaaaaagtatatgGAAAAATGCACACTTATCATGATCTTCAGTTTCCTGGAATTACGTTTTGCATATTTAGAAATGTTTACAAATACGATATAATGTATCATGGGTATTCCTTTATCCTATAATCGCGGAAttaacaatttataatatttagacGTAAAGCAGGGTTGTAATTATGTCAACTTAAAGAAAGCACAAGAGTGGACAAGCTGAAGGTAAAACTCAACATGTTCTCGGGATCACTAGAAACCTTTTGTCTGCTTCAGCTGGATgatgtacaaaattaaatttgtatgattATAAATTCAAGTTGTTTGACGATGTGTCCAAGTTATCATATTTGGAATAGTCTTACTCCTTTTTATAGCATACCaagaaaatatctaaaaaaCTAATGATCGTGCCTGAGTCAATAGCTCGAGTGATAGGCCGGTGTTATTGTCTCAGGTCAGTAGTGTCCTCACGAATCTCAAATGCAATGTGGTTAATGCTAATGTGTGCGCTCATAACGCCCAACAATAGCTAGGTGAGGAAATGGGAGGTACAGTTAATGATCCgaaaaaaata harbors:
- the LOC138342124 gene encoding zinc finger CCCH domain-containing protein 6-like, translated to MSLVEVKHYRKEDCPSEVGSISQQKTHQSINKSSFKRRDCLKKSEERLSSKSLAIWKCPPKFHLNEKWLVVAGEESQEANKQEYRKRRVIEAVFPNKFAIPPNPYNLSDLEQGYDDSQTPEVSTISIEEEEPTHDLTVLVAIAVAALQEQGSLIDANILVRLLLNLMNEHGMDTNVVSLNAAHAGSAKSMPLTMTQPDIRENKSVTYSLSELDLKNIKKLISKYGVPYHAGGEISELVSRYCPTALQPKLTISPNVGPSSSMSSHKDINKYCNSLIKQRGEKIESMVDESLQKPIPCSLTPCIFFDKPKGCRKGFSCHFRHDIFGKKRYGRTSEGQDSKRLK